From a region of the Vanrija pseudolonga chromosome 2, complete sequence genome:
- the TIM54 gene encoding Mitochondrial import inner membrane translocase subunit TIM54 has translation MSRSNRTEEQAHALFELDNNELDEILSEDDEDDDDVKPNSKALDVPTILKGQLSEPRFKTVNLRQLHDLIQFAQVELSPEYQRDVVWSLTKMVGLIQSLFFNYYVPPVIFAIEDNAEGEEVRVCIDGKQRCTSIMRFMEGKIPFKGANGEKFWYTKYGEGQRGGQLLPASLKRKFDNIALQVVEYDNIDTDKQRDIFQRVQLGVALSAPEKLQALGGHWSAWITELQKKYVVSAGALSSHLMHFDVARGRAFQNVLAFVMLAFENKSGLHPTNASEVKFLNRTDMPEKPFKKRVDMALGMFNEIASSHYETAFGDIEKRVAPVEFQFIAYVLFSRMYTLSLKRLAREISKMRNYVRREHVDVRSNNKVYATFWEYIDSIPLTKMPGELSAVEEWEAEADAQRDERRQKKRRREEEDDDVYNGMAATRDEPSVVTGSLRSRQPAEERKPQLPPVEHVRIARPPPVSMDAPVQSSYAANGSSHVQHDPNSAAYAQQQSRLYHQQHQHQQFTRSAGTGAHANSTAGLPPKAPAQPLHGFRAALEHTGIPRSVLLWKPKLPGRNWTIFFTVVGTLSYLYYDDRKKAKQIRQEYIDKVSYLAQQPMTGSLDIPRKVKVYGARFPEDDDTDRSLRYFRKYVKPYLVAAAVDYEQVHAPLYGSIARIVRAKTVRDRRVTLGLEAPDEALSLPGVLSPEAVRQRELEGGTILIGRPSLKEYLAGLHLAYNNGVNEWVWEKEIDRAIKDDGVFDEPVTAAPEAPVEPESTTAADPAAPATPNYTNLSFLSRPPPTPAAPAAAAPAPVAIPDSWHAAPAQLPPQPPILLVPFHNHLGFKQIPFMIYDWFTERKRVQAGAEAAYALLTNEIRPFVGPEEGAAHPDTDFDTKAESYYKNRYEGLPERTEQARKDYYKDLAPRLESARQFARGERGLTDEEKKSDKPIVTEDALREERRKKELRWLGAIEGFEIVRPETPTAWDPKWNGWLRVFDTSNKE, from the exons AACTCGACAACAATGAGCTCGATGAAATCTTgtccgaggacgacgaagacgacgacgatgtcaAGCCCAACAGCAAGGCGCTGGACGTGCCCACGATTCTCAAGGGCCAGCTCAGCGAGCCTCGATTCAAGACTGTTAACCTCAGACAGCTCCACG ACCTCATACAATTTGCTCAGGTCGAACTTAGCCCCGAGTATCAGCGAGATGTTGTCTGGTCTTTAACCAAGATGGTTGGACTTATCCAGAGTCTGTTTTTC AACTATTACGTCCCCCCTGTCATCTTTGCGATCGAAGACAACGCCGAGGGTGAAGAGGTTCGCGTCTGCATCGACGGCAAGCAACGATGCACGTCGATCATGCGCTTCATGGAGGGCAAGATTCCGTTCAAGGGAGCCAACGGCGAGAAGTTCTGGTACACAAAGTACGGTGAGGGCCAGCGGGGCGGACAGTTACTCCCGGCTTCGTTGAAACGCAAGTTCGACAACATTGCTctccaggtcgtcgagtaCGACAACATCGACACAGACAAGCAGCGAGACATTTTCC AGCGCGTGCAACTCGGTGTGGCTCTCAGCGCGCCCGAGAAGCTGCAGGCTCTGGGAGGGCATTGGAGCGCCTGGATCACAGAGCTTCAGAAGAAGTATGTGGTGTCAGCAGGAGCCCTTTCGTCACATCTCATGCACTTTGATGTGGCAAGGGGCAGGGCGTTCCAAAATGTCCTCGCCTTTGTCATGCTTGCGTTCGAAAACAAGTCTGGTTTGCACCCCACGAACGCAAGCGAGGTCAAGTTCCTCAACCGCACCGATATGCCGGAGAAGCCCTTCAAGAAGAGGGTGGACATGGCGTTGGGTATGTTCAACGAGATTGCGTCCAGCCATTACGAAACTGCATTCGGGGACATTGAGAAGCGAGTCGCGCCTGTTG AGTTCCAGTTCATCGCCTATGTCCTCTTCTCGAGGATGTACACGCTGTCTTTGAAGCGTCTTGCGCGAGAAATCTCGAAAATGCGTAATTATGTGCGCAGAGAGCACGTCGACGTCCGCTCCAACAACAAGGTTTACGCTACCTTTTGGGAGTATATCGACAGCATCCCTTTGACCAAGATGCCAGGAGAGCTCTCAGCAGTGGAGGAGTGGGAAgcggaggccgacgcgcagcgGGATGAGCGCCGGCAAAAgaagcgccgtcgcgaggaggaagacgacgacgtctaCAACGGCATGGCTGCCACGCGGGATGAGCCCTCGGTTGTGACTGGCAGCCTTCGTTCAAGACAACCTGCGGAGGAGCGCAAACCTCAACTTCCCCCCGTTGAACACGTTCGCATCGCGCGACCTCCGCCCGTATCGATGGATGCTCCAGTCCAGTCCTCATATGCTGCTAATGGCTCGAGCCATGTGCAG CATGACCCCAACAGTGCCGCCTacgcccagcagcagtcgcGGTTGTATCatcagcagcaccagcaccagcagtTTACTCGCAG TGCCGGCACTGGTGCGCACGCCAACAGCACTGCCGGTCTCCCTCCcaaggcgccggcgcagcctCTGCACGGCTtccgcgcggcgctggagcACACTGGTATCCCCCGCTCGGTGCTGTTGTGGAAGCCCAAGCTCCCCGGCCGTAACTGGACCATCTTTttcaccgtcgtcggcacgctCTCGTACCTGTACTACGACGACaggaagaaggccaagcagATCAGGCAAGAGTACATTGACAAGGTGTCATACCTTGCCCAGCAGCCCATGACCGGCAGCCTCGACATCCCGCGCAAGGTCAAGGTGTACGGCGCCCGCttccccgaggacgacgacactgaCCGCTCGCTGCGGTACTTCCGTAAATACGTCAAG CCgtacctcgtcgccgcggcggtcgactACGAGCAGGTGCATGCGCCGCTGTACGGCTCGATTGCGCGTATTGTCCGCGCCAAGACGGTGCGCGACCGGCGTGTgacgctcggcctcgaggcgcccgacgaggccctctccctccccggcgtgctctcgcccgaggccgtccgccagcgcgagctcgagggcggcaccATCCTCATCGGCCGCCCCTCGCTCAAGGAGtacctcgccggcctgcaCCTCGCGTACAACAACGGCGTCAACGAGTGGGTGTGGGAGAAGGAGATTGACCGCGCCATcaaggacgacggcgtgttCGATGAGCCGGTGACTGCCGCGCCAGAGGCACCTGTCGAGCCCGAGtcgacaacggcggcagaccccgccgcgcccgcaACGCCAAACTACACCAACCTGTCGTTCCTCTCCCGCCCTCCCCCTACTCCGGcagcgcctgccgccgcggcgccggcaccagtCGCCATCCCCGACTCGTggcacgccgcgcctgcccagctgccgccgcagccgcccaTCCTCCTCGTTCCGTTCCACAACCACCTCGGCTTCAAGCAGATCCCGTTCATGATCTACGACTGGTTCACTGAGCGCAAGCGCGTtcaggccggcgccgaggccgcctACGCTCTGCTCACGAACGAGATCCGGCCGTTTGTCGGCcccgaggagggcgccgcccaccccgacACCGACTTTGAcaccaaggccgagtcgTACTACAAGAACCGGTACGAAGGCCTCCCGGAGCGCACCGAGCAGGCCCGCAAGGACTACTACAAGGACCTTGCGCCCCGTCTCGAGTCGGCCCGCCAGTTtgcccgcggcgagcgcggcctgaccgacgaggagaagaagagcGACAAGCCCATCGTGACCGAGGatgcgctgcgcgaggagcgaaGGAAGAAGGAGCTCAGGTGGCTCGGTGCAATTGAGGGCTTTGAGATTGTCCGCCCAGAGACGCCCACGGCCTGGGACCCCAAGTGGAACGGCTGGCTGCGTGTGTTTGATACCTCGAACAAGGAGTGA
- the SMG7 gene encoding Protein SMG7 → MPGPSGHSRRRGRGARTTTRVVTSSGSTEQLAQPHDADGGVGDDETGAAQLSATELFQNAQDAAAELKAALKTSPPWSREAESLRQRARNAYLAVLFQHPQSPHAQSIDLLWLNTTYSIIGAYRDITARIETVLPPPGQRRGNGGPKHGADPVADLRRTLARFRSALVAEDNFYRSLIVRIVAFYRVQDRTQDRLALVGLPIPATAGEDSPGLAPPLSREETDKKLSIVYKGLICLGDLERYKEQYSERARREAREGHDASRGSDSADKFSNATTYYEVARGLQPDNGIAFNQLAVIDGYLGDNFHCAYHYFRALAVQQPFPSGEQNLERVFKKVFDRWRANRHTDVEGGDEEAREDKDAFKRDFLIALSIIFLKAGTSHLAAFNATLLDQFTRLVRARRLPSEAIVKTTAMVIGSHWHARLGPSAPTRGAAPADGAKQAERRQAVEELSLGFLFTMFTALTTVTADEVEELLLSRGKVDDSAIAEDDDPTSDTDADGIMALAQNITAVVRRILPALRIISRWIKANLKYIARESWGHNPDLSAALATFWHDYKRLMIALARLFPLAQLPGLDQPLEEDIDMKGFLPLRRGRSVNGGAEFADHCDELDNAPRHEVHPNEEQLMRIGDLLVDVKLLMQTEAGAALLNTGPVQEPLALPNRDNDDSISVSVSTETEDDPVNLAMRATLTEGSSSVGGDDHQGYDDDDEVIVWGRSTPVINETYPQPGQTAHDMLQNLSLGGQPARVPPSKPAPMLFGGDISGAGSIWTMSREESQKGVSRTAAPSHPGPALQGRPISAIWQSDPHLPQTPRQQQHFSHQQQQPLPAPTWGAPAPPGLSPHPPSGWPQAPPVAPQRPYPAANAWPATDPSGPTWGPPAGDYQPRQGAPQWQMYHQS, encoded by the exons ATGCCCGGGCCGTCGGGACactcgcggcgccgtgggcggggcgcgcgcacgacaaCACGGGTCGTTACGTCGTCTGGGAGcaccgagcagctcgcccagccacatgacgccgacgggggcgtgggcgacgacgagaccggcgcggcgcagctgaGCGCTACCGAGCTCTTCCA GAACGCGCAGGACGCAgctgccgagctcaaggcggcgctCAAGACGTCTCCTCCGTGGtcccgcgaggccgagagcCTGCGGCAACG CGCACGCAACGCCTATCTCGCCGTCCTGTTTCAACATCCGCAGAGTCCCCACGCGCAGTCGATTGACCTCCTCTGGCTCAACACCACGTACTCTATCATTGGGGCGTATCGCGATATCACGGCGCGAATCGAGACTGTACTCCCTCCACCAGGCCAGAGgcgcggcaacggcggccccaagcacggcgccgaccccgtGGCAGACCTCCGGCGCACGCTGGCAAGGTTCCGCTCGGCACTCGTTGCAGAGGACAACTTCTACCGCAGCTTGATTGTTCGCATCGTCGCATTCTACCGCGTGCAAGACAGGACCCAGGACCGCCTGGCCTTGGTCGGCCTCCCGATTCCGGCAACGGCAGGCGAGGACAGCCCAGGCTTGGCCCCGCCGCTCAGCCGCGAGGAGACGGACAAGAAGCTCAGCATAGTCTACAAGGGCCTCATCTgtctcggcgacctcgagcgctACAAGGAGCAGTACAGcgagcgtgctcgccgcgagGCACGCGAAGGGCACGATGCCAGCCGTGGGTCTGACTCGGCCGACAAGTTTAGCAACGCCACAACGTATTACGAGGTTGCCCGCGGTCTGCAGCCTGATAACG GAATTGCATTCAACCAGCTCGCAGTTATCGACGGATATCTCGGGGACAACTTTCACTGCGCTTACCACTACTTTCGCGCACTGGCTGTCCAGCAGCCGTTCCCTAGCGGCGAGCAAAACCTGGAGCGCGTTTTCAAGAAGGTCTTTGACCGCTGGCGCGCGAACCGCCACACTGACGTGGAGGGCGGCGATGAAGAAGCGCGCGAGGACAAAGACGCGTTTAAGCGTGATTTCTTGATTGCCCTGTCGATCATCTTCCTCAAGGCTGG CACCAGTCACCTTGCCGCCTTCAATGCGACGCTGTTAGATCAGTTTACTCGCCTCGTGCGCGCTCGGAGGCTGCCTTCCGAAGCAATTGTCAAGACCACGGCCATGGTGATCGGATCGCATTGGCACGCGCGTCTGGGTCCATCGGCGCCAACGCGGGGCGCCGCTCCAGCAGATGGGGCAAAGCAGGCAGAAAGGCGACAGGCAGTAGAGGAGCTTTCTCTCGGGTTTCTCTTCACCATGTTCACGGCCCTCACGACGGtcacggccgacgaggtcgaagAACTGCTGCTATCTAGaggcaaggtcgacgactcggcgatTGCTGAGGACGACGATCCCACTTCCGACACGGACGCCGATGGCATAATGGCGCTGGCACAGAACATTACAGCAGTCGTTCGTCGCATTCTTCCTGCCCTTCGCATCATCTCCCGCTGGATCAAGGCCAACCTCAAATACATTGCCCGCGAGTCTTGGGGCCACAACCCAGATCTGagcgccgccctcgcgaccTTTTGGCACGACTACAAGCGCCTGATGATTGCCCTCGCCCGCTTATTCCCGCTGGCACAACTACCTGGCCTTGACCAGCCCCTAGAAGAGGACATCGACATGAAGGGCTTCCTTCCCCTTCGTCGCGGACGCTCGGTCAACGGTGGCGCAGAGTTCGCGGATCACTGTGATGAGTTGGATAATGCGCCAAGACATGAAGTGCACCCGAATGAGGAGCAACTCATGCGTATCGGAGACCTGTTGGTGGACGTCAAGCTGTTGATGCAGACAGAG GCCGGCGCAGCACTCCTCAATACGGGCCCTGTCCAGGAGCCTCTGGCCCTCCCCAATCgtgacaacgacgacagcatCTCCGTCTCCGTATCGACTGAAACGGAAGACGACCCCGTCAATCTTGCGATGCGTGCAACTCTGACAGAAGGGAGCAGCAGTGTGGGCGGTGACGACCATCAAGGTtatgacgacgatgatgaggtGATCGTCTGGGGTAGAAG CACGCCGGTGATCAATGAGACGTATCCACAACCTGGACAGACGGCCCACGACATGTTGCAGAACCTGTCATTAGGTGGTCAACCTGCCCGAGTGCCACCAAGCAAACCTGCCCCAATGCTGTTCGGCGGTGACATTTCCGGAGCGGGCAGCATCTGGACCATGAGCCGTGAGGAATCGCAGAAGGGGGTTTCTCGAACCGCTGCTCCATCACATCCTGGCCCGGCTCTGCAAGGGCGTCCAATCTCTGCCATTTGGCAGTCAGATCCGCACTTGCCTCAAACACCGCGACAACAGCAACACTTTAGCcaccaacagcagcaaccgCTCCCAGCCCCAACTtggggcgcgccggcccctCCTGGTCTGTCACCACATCCTCCCTCTGGCTGGCCGCAGGCTCCTCCGGTCGCTCCACAGCGCCCGTACCCGGCTGCCAATGCCTGGCCGGCAACGGACCCCAGCGGTCCCACTTGGGGCCCGCCTGCCGGTGACTACCAGCCCCGTCAAGGCGCCCCTCAGTGGCAGATGTACCACCAGTCTTGA
- the Srp68 gene encoding Signal recognition particle subunit SRP68, producing the protein MAQPTQDLSFKVLNLLSRERGVYGLRNGDHERYRHHCSNKLHRLRQVTGLTSGKGKVYKKPAPLTPESVTDVRHLQLILFSAERALAHSHELKALIGKPNAPASARKEQISWLRRALKFSTSLYAAAQHLASESRLSQRTLAEITIYHLSVRAELNFERVQYADVLADLAARRRLLNTLADAAKDSYDQALAAEFIDLYDPLIRFSAYKLGRAESHDIEGVVADIDADLMEEALPGLGKLVDSLRAEVGSAEIEAGRRTLDAVEFAGDKVELRNAEIVQAMLRVQEALGKLKGKSDSGKGRGMKGWDRVLGVLGDAEGVARHLVEDHENSASASLRSTRTAESLSLAHQYIVFLLLSNRIRRDLLLVDSLSASQPSLSADPTVFTIPGGRAKVEEAIKSLAAIVKLYDTVLQSLNQLRNLAIVEEKDGVRRAAEGVSSYFNATKEYYLARLHTVHPTPSYASAVQLLSLAGDNVTQAREALFNSDVPLQEEVVKLSQADIDSLDKRVQALDLAAKRALFAHTVTKPVFFDTAFNYIDLPMEDLLEHAGKGLPKVAPIQAQAAIATPEVVHAPVARPAAVARERTREATPQPVEATEAPEQQPQAQQQQKGWLGGWFGRGQ; encoded by the exons ATGGCCCAGCCCACGCAGGACCTCTCATTCAAGG TCTTGAACCTCCTcagccgcgagcgcggcgtctACGGCCTCCGCAATGGCGACCACGAGCGATACCG CCACCACTGCTCGAACAAGCTTCACCGCCTGCGCCAGGTGACGGGCCTCACGtcgggcaagggcaaggtgtACAAGAAGCCTGCGCCGCTCACTCCCGAGTCGGTTACGGATGTCCG TCACCTCCAGCTCATCCTCTTctccgccgagcgcgcaCTCGCGCACTCGCATGAGCTCAAGGCACTGATCGGCAAGCCGaacgcgccggcctcggcgcgcaaggAACAGATCTCGTggctccgccgcgcgctcaagTTCTCCACGTCGCtgtacgccgcggcgcagcatCTCGCCTCGGAGTCGCGCCTGTCGCAGCGAACCCTGGCCGAGATCACCATCTACCACCTGTcagtgcgcgccgagctcaactTTGAGCGCGTGCAGTACGCCGAtgtgctcgccgacctcgctgcgcgccgccgcctgctcaACACGCTCGCGGACGCAGCCAAGGACTCGTACGAccaggccctcgccgccgagttTATCGACCTCTACGACCCGCTTATCCGCTTCAGCGCGTACAAGCTCGGTCGCGCCGAGTCGCACGACATTGAGGGTGTCGTGGCCGACATTGACGCCGATTTGATGGAGGAGGCGCTGCctggcctcggcaagctcgtcgacagcctgcgtgccgaggtcggctcGGCTGAGATTGAGGCCGGCCGCCGTACCCTCGACGCTGTCGAGTTTGcgggcgacaaggtcgagctCCGCAACGCCGAGATCGTCCAGGCCATGCTCCGTGTCCAGGAGGCgctcggcaagctcaagggcaAGTCGGACAGCGGAAAGGGCCGTGGAATGAAGGGCTGGGACCGTGTTCTCGGTGTTCTtggtgacgccgagggcgtcgcgaGGCACTTGGTCGAGGACCATGAGAAttcggcttcggcgtcgttgcgctcgacacgcacgGCCGAGTCGCTCTCGCTTGCGCACCAGTACATCGTCTTCCTTTTGCTCTCCAACCGCATTCGCCGcgaccttctccttgtcgacTCCCTGtctgccagccagccttcGCTGTCTGCGGACCCGACCGTGTTCACCATTCCCGGTGGGCGGGcaaaggtcgaggaggcgatCAAGTCTCTTGCGGCCATCGTCAAGCTGTACGACACTGTGTTGCAGAGTCTCAACCAGCTCCGCaacctcgccatcgtcgaggagaaggatGGTGTCCGTCGCGCTGCCGAGGGCGTCTCGTCCTACTTCAACGCCACAAAGGAGTACTACCTTGCCCGTCTCCACACGGTCCACCCCACGCCGTCGTACGCCTCGGCAGTCCAGCTGTTgtcgctcgccggcgacaaCGTTACTCAGGCTCGCGAGGCGCTGTTCAACTCTGACGTGCCTCTGCAGGAGGAGGTTGTCAAGCTCTCTCAGGCCGACATTGACAGCCTTGACAAGCGTGTCCAGGCTCTCGACCTTGCTGCCAAGCGTGCGCTCTTTGCACACACGGTGACCAAGCCCGTCTTCTTTGACACGGCATTCAACTACATTGACCTGCCTATGGAGgatctcctcgagcacgctgGAAAGGGTCTGCCAAAGGTTGCTCCCATCCAGGCACAGGCTGCTATCGCAACGCCAGAGGTTGTCCATGCGCCTGTTGCACGgccggcggccgtggcgcgcgagcgcactCGGGAGGCGACGCCTCAACCTGTGGAGGCTACCGAGGcgcccgagcagcagccgcaggctcagcagcagcagaaggGATGGCTGGGTGGATGGTTTGGACGTGGCCAGTAA
- the lsm7 gene encoding U6 snRNA-associated Sm-like protein LSm7, giving the protein MSSRGGRGGATRGRGGAQGRPDDRKKKESILNLALYVDKSINVKFAGGREVTGILKGYDQLMNLVMDEVVESYENDAIPKRTLGLVVLRGPNVVLISPTDGSAEIENPFAQ; this is encoded by the exons ATGTCATCAAGA ggcggacgaggaggcgcgactcgcggccgtggcggcgcgcagggaAGGCCCGACGAccgcaagaagaaggagagcatcctcaacctcgcgctCTACGTCGACAAGAGCATCAACGTCAAGTTTGCCGGTGGGCGCGAGG TCACGGGCATCCTCAAGGGCTACGACCAGCTCATGAACCTCGTCatggacgaggtcgtcgagtcgTATGAGA ACGATGCGATCCCCAAGCGGacactcggcctcgtcgtcctccgcgGCCCTaacgtcgtcctcatcagCCCGACTGACGGCTCAGCTG AAATCGAAAACCCCTTCGCTCAGTAG